The Yoonia sp. SS1-5 genome contains a region encoding:
- the thiS gene encoding sulfur carrier protein ThiS codes for MKIVLNGGSRDVAATTLADLLDECGFSGRVATALNENFVPAASRADAALSDGDRIEVVAPMQGG; via the coding sequence ATGAAGATCGTACTTAACGGCGGGTCGCGTGACGTCGCTGCCACAACGCTTGCAGACCTTTTGGACGAATGCGGGTTTTCAGGCCGTGTTGCCACGGCGCTGAACGAAAACTTCGTGCCTGCCGCCTCTCGCGCAGATGCCGCATTGTCCGACGGGGACCGTATCGAGGTTGTCGCACCAATGCAGGGGGGATGA
- a CDS encoding thiazole synthase — MKQFYGIDLPNPLMLGTAQYPSPAILEQAFRDSGAGVATVSLRREGAGGGGQAFWQMVQSLGVHILPNTAGCHTVKEAVTTAHMAREVFDTKWIKLELIGHTDSLQPDVFGLVEAARILTDEGFEVFPYTTEDMIVADRLLDAGCRVLMPWGAPIGSGRGLNNAYALRAMRAAFPDVPLVIDAGIGLPSHAAHAMELGFDAVLLNSAVARAGDPVAMARAMMRAVEAGQLACAADPIEARDMAEASTPVIGKAFLS; from the coding sequence ATGAAACAGTTTTACGGCATCGACCTGCCCAACCCCTTGATGCTGGGGACGGCGCAATATCCAAGCCCCGCGATTTTGGAACAGGCCTTTCGCGACAGCGGTGCAGGGGTGGCCACCGTGTCCTTGCGTCGCGAGGGGGCAGGCGGCGGCGGTCAGGCATTTTGGCAGATGGTTCAAAGCCTTGGCGTGCATATTCTACCAAACACCGCCGGCTGTCATACGGTGAAAGAGGCGGTCACCACCGCCCATATGGCGCGCGAGGTGTTTGATACGAAATGGATCAAACTGGAACTGATTGGTCATACTGACAGCCTGCAGCCGGATGTGTTTGGGCTGGTTGAGGCCGCACGCATCCTAACGGATGAGGGCTTTGAGGTGTTTCCCTACACGACCGAGGATATGATCGTCGCGGACCGTTTGCTTGACGCAGGCTGTCGGGTGCTGATGCCTTGGGGCGCGCCCATCGGGTCGGGCCGCGGCCTGAACAACGCATACGCCCTTCGCGCCATGCGGGCCGCGTTCCCCGATGTGCCCTTGGTCATTGACGCAGGCATTGGCCTGCCCAGCCACGCCGCCCATGCGATGGAACTTGGATTTGACGCGGTTCTTCTGAACAGCGCCGTCGCCCGTGCGGGCGATCCGGTGGCAATGGCCCGTGCCATGATGCGGGCGGTGGAGGCGGGGCAATTGGCCTGTGCGGCGGACCCGATTGAGGCGCGCGACATGGCCGAAGCCTCGACCCCCGTCATCGGAAAGGCATTCCTGTCATGA
- the aroQ gene encoding type II 3-dehydroquinate dehydratase — MKRSFLILNGPNLNLLGTRQPEVYGPTTLADIEAMCTARADDLGVSIVFRQTNHEGELVDALHAARGVHAGVILNAGAYTHTSVALMDAISSIMLPVIELHLSNIHAREEFRTKSYIAPVAIGQICGFGAAGYTLAMDALLTYLGDMS; from the coding sequence ATGAAACGTTCCTTCCTTATTCTGAACGGGCCGAACCTGAACCTGCTTGGCACGAGACAGCCAGAGGTTTACGGCCCGACCACGTTGGCCGATATCGAGGCTATGTGTACAGCCCGTGCTGATGATCTGGGTGTCTCGATCGTTTTTCGCCAGACCAATCACGAAGGTGAACTGGTTGATGCGCTGCACGCCGCACGCGGTGTGCATGCCGGCGTGATCCTGAATGCCGGTGCCTACACGCATACGTCGGTTGCATTGATGGATGCGATATCGTCGATCATGTTGCCGGTGATTGAACTTCATCTTTCAAATATCCACGCGCGCGAGGAATTTCGGACAAAATCATATATCGCACCCGTCGCGATTGGACAGATTTGCGGCTTTGGTGCTGCGGGATACACGCTCGCCATGGATGCGCTTTTGACCTATCTGGGAGACATGTCATGA
- the tenA gene encoding thiaminase II, protein MSGYGTAFDLMRDQAGDAWRDYTRHPFVEGLKDGTLPQDAFLHYLRQDYVFLTHFSRAWALAVVKSETHAEMLAAVGTVNALVAREMPLHIGICEAAGISQDALFATKERAENLAYTRFVLEAGYSGDLADLLAALAPCVMGYGEIGRRLGTEKTSDTYADWIGTYAGADYQGACKAAGDMLDAALRRRLGPDFQTSPRWTRLCQTFRTATELEINFWQMGLTP, encoded by the coding sequence ATGAGCGGTTATGGGACAGCCTTTGACCTGATGCGCGATCAGGCGGGTGACGCTTGGCGGGATTATACCCGCCATCCCTTTGTCGAAGGGCTGAAGGATGGAACACTGCCGCAGGATGCGTTCCTTCACTATCTGCGGCAGGATTATGTGTTTCTGACCCATTTCTCGCGCGCTTGGGCGCTGGCCGTGGTGAAGTCAGAAACCCATGCCGAGATGCTTGCGGCCGTGGGCACGGTCAACGCATTGGTCGCCCGGGAAATGCCGTTGCATATCGGCATATGTGAGGCTGCCGGCATCTCGCAAGACGCGCTTTTTGCCACGAAAGAACGGGCCGAAAACCTCGCCTATACCCGCTTCGTCCTTGAGGCGGGCTATAGTGGGGACCTGGCTGATCTGCTGGCCGCACTTGCCCCATGCGTGATGGGCTATGGCGAGATCGGGCGCCGATTGGGGACCGAAAAAACCTCTGATACCTATGCGGACTGGATCGGGACCTATGCGGGTGCGGATTATCAGGGTGCCTGCAAAGCGGCGGGCGATATGCTGGACGCGGCCTTACGCCGCCGTCTGGGCCCTGATTTTCAGACATCCCCAAGATGGACACGGCTCTGCCAGACCTTCCGCACGGCGACCGAGCTTGAAATCAACTTCTGGCAAATGGGTCTGACACCGTGA
- a CDS encoding ABC transporter permease, producing MKALSVPLATLFAVTVWQGIVTVTGLPKFILPGPALVAETWWDNRALIAEHTLVTALEVVIGLAIGTALGVATALQLASSRTARVLVQPILVFTQALPVFALAPILTLWLGFGLWSKVFMAVLIIYFPVTSSFFDGLMRTPQGYLDLARTMQASSKRILWHIRIPAALPSLASGLRLAAVYAPIGAVIGEWVGASRGLGYLMLLANGRAKTDLMFAAMLTLGVFAVVLHVAMVWLTRGLLSRSEESPQNGGFV from the coding sequence ATGAAGGCACTTTCCGTGCCTCTGGCGACACTGTTTGCGGTGACCGTCTGGCAGGGGATCGTCACCGTAACGGGCTTGCCAAAGTTTATCCTGCCCGGTCCGGCACTGGTGGCGGAAACATGGTGGGACAATCGCGCGCTGATCGCCGAGCATACGTTGGTAACCGCGCTCGAAGTGGTTATCGGACTGGCCATCGGTACAGCACTTGGGGTTGCGACAGCCTTGCAACTGGCCTCATCCCGCACAGCGCGCGTCCTGGTACAACCAATCCTGGTCTTTACCCAGGCCTTGCCGGTCTTTGCACTCGCCCCAATCCTGACGCTATGGCTTGGTTTCGGGCTTTGGTCCAAAGTGTTCATGGCGGTGCTGATCATCTACTTCCCGGTCACATCCTCTTTCTTTGACGGGCTCATGCGCACGCCGCAAGGCTACCTTGACCTTGCGCGTACGATGCAAGCCAGCTCAAAGCGCATCCTGTGGCATATCCGCATTCCCGCAGCCTTGCCGTCTTTGGCATCTGGCCTGCGTTTGGCGGCCGTCTATGCCCCCATCGGCGCTGTGATCGGCGAATGGGTCGGCGCCTCGCGCGGGCTGGGATACTTGATGTTACTGGCAAACGGTCGCGCGAAAACAGATCTGATGTTCGCAGCGATGCTGACCTTGGGCGTGTTTGCCGTCGTGTTACATGTGGCAATGGTCTGGCTGACACGCGGGCTTTTGTCACGCTCGGAAGAAAGCCCTCAAAACGGCGGATTTGTGTAA
- a CDS encoding thiamine phosphate synthase, whose protein sequence is MTLDRFYPIFDNSDWLARMLPLGVKLVQLRIKDQPDETVRREIAISRDLCQQHGAVLVVNDYWQAAIDLGSNWIHLGQEDLDDADLPAIRKAGVKFGVSTHDDDELERVLAMTPDYIALGPVYPTILKKMKWHQQGLPRVTEWKTRIGSTPLVGIGGMSIERAAAVFDAGADIVSAVTDITLNKDPEARMRAWIKATR, encoded by the coding sequence ATGACGCTTGACCGGTTTTACCCAATTTTCGACAATTCCGACTGGCTTGCCCGGATGCTGCCCCTGGGTGTGAAACTGGTGCAGTTGCGCATCAAGGATCAACCGGATGAGACCGTGCGGCGCGAAATCGCCATCTCGCGCGATCTGTGCCAGCAGCATGGCGCTGTTTTGGTGGTGAATGACTATTGGCAGGCGGCAATCGACCTTGGCAGCAACTGGATTCATCTGGGGCAGGAGGATCTGGATGACGCCGATCTACCGGCAATCCGCAAGGCTGGCGTGAAGTTCGGTGTATCCACCCACGACGATGACGAGCTTGAGCGTGTGTTGGCCATGACCCCGGACTACATTGCCCTTGGACCGGTCTATCCGACGATCCTGAAGAAGATGAAATGGCACCAGCAAGGCTTGCCCAGGGTCACCGAATGGAAAACCCGCATCGGCAGCACGCCACTTGTGGGCATTGGTGGGATGTCAATAGAGCGCGCCGCAGCCGTGTTTGATGCAGGCGCCGACATCGTCTCGGCCGTCACGGATATTACCCTGAACAAAGATCCCGAAGCCCGCATGCGCGCATGGATCAAGGCCACGCGATGA
- a CDS encoding LuxR family transcriptional regulator, translating to MTDVIRHLDRLTTATTVEELWDLHVKKMAEYGFDRIMYGFTRYRTSSSLGDPQDWVLLSTQSPEYMKVFFDEGLYYHAPMLKWALANDGACSWRWMMDMNRIDNLTKSEMRVMEFNKEMGVTAGYTISFRSISERTKAAIALTAKTGLSQDAVEQTWAKHGDAIIVMNNVMHLKLLTLPYTGERHLTKRQREVLQWVGDGKTTQDIALLLGLTAATVEKHLRLAREALDVETTAQAVLKAAFYNQMFIMDAEL from the coding sequence ATGACCGATGTCATCAGACATCTTGATCGCTTGACCACGGCCACAACGGTCGAAGAGTTGTGGGACTTGCATGTCAAGAAGATGGCCGAATATGGCTTTGACCGCATCATGTATGGCTTTACGCGCTACCGGACCTCAAGTTCGCTGGGAGATCCGCAGGATTGGGTGCTTTTGTCCACGCAAAGCCCTGAATACATGAAGGTTTTCTTTGATGAAGGGCTTTATTATCACGCGCCGATGCTGAAATGGGCACTTGCCAATGATGGTGCCTGCAGCTGGCGCTGGATGATGGATATGAATCGCATCGACAACCTGACCAAAAGCGAAATGCGGGTCATGGAATTCAACAAGGAAATGGGTGTCACGGCTGGCTATACGATCAGCTTCAGGTCGATCTCCGAGCGGACAAAGGCGGCGATTGCGCTGACGGCCAAGACCGGCCTGTCGCAGGATGCCGTCGAGCAGACCTGGGCAAAGCATGGTGATGCGATCATCGTGATGAATAATGTGATGCACCTGAAACTGCTCACCCTGCCCTATACCGGCGAACGGCATTTGACCAAGCGCCAGCGCGAGGTGCTGCAATGGGTTGGCGATGGCAAGACAACGCAGGATATTGCGTTGCTGCTGGGGCTGACGGCCGCAACGGTTGAAAAGCATCTGCGTCTGGCGCGCGAGGCTTTGGATGTTGAAACGACTGCCCAGGCCGTCCTGAAGGCTGCCTTTTATAATCAGATGTTTATCATGGATGCAGAGCTTTGA
- a CDS encoding YdeI/OmpD-associated family protein, protein MQYRDMITEIEDYFTKGCGRCDRFGTPACSARHWADGLHNLREICRAMGLSETVKWGHPCYMHAGRNIVIIGAFRNDFRLSFFNASLMQDPDGILEKRGPNTAHPDMICFHHAADVTRNAKTIRAYLAEAMDYAARGIRPVKDESDLELPTELVQALDDDPILAEAFHALTRGRQKSYVINLNGAKQSKTRLTRIAKFRDKIIAGKGALDR, encoded by the coding sequence ATGCAGTATCGCGACATGATTACCGAGATTGAGGATTATTTTACAAAGGGATGCGGCCGCTGTGACCGGTTTGGAACGCCGGCCTGCTCGGCCCGACACTGGGCCGATGGGCTGCATAATTTACGTGAAATCTGCCGTGCAATGGGCTTATCTGAAACGGTAAAATGGGGTCACCCATGTTATATGCATGCAGGACGCAACATCGTCATCATCGGCGCATTTCGCAACGATTTCCGGCTGAGCTTTTTCAATGCCTCACTAATGCAGGACCCCGACGGCATTCTTGAAAAGAGAGGGCCGAATACTGCGCATCCCGACATGATCTGCTTTCACCACGCGGCTGATGTGACCCGGAACGCAAAAACCATCCGTGCCTATCTGGCAGAGGCGATGGACTACGCCGCGCGCGGCATCAGGCCGGTGAAGGATGAAAGCGATCTGGAGCTACCGACCGAGCTTGTGCAAGCACTGGATGATGACCCGATCCTTGCAGAGGCGTTTCACGCGCTGACCCGTGGTCGGCAGAAAAGCTATGTGATCAATCTTAACGGTGCAAAGCAGTCAAAGACGCGGCTGACCCGTATCGCCAAGTTTCGCGACAAGATTATCGCGGGGAAGGGCGCGCTGGACCGGTAG
- a CDS encoding TetR/AcrR family transcriptional regulator: MSAIPCNVQKKNLHWKYGGVKVLNENKKKYHHGDLKVALVEAGLAELEEKGLESVSLRAIAGRVGVSHTAPKNHFDGLRGLLTAMATVGFQRHAAEMQRGVEDHPPGKARLDAACNGYVRFALENPELFKLMFTSRFHLSDDDALKQAGWASYGVLRDVAHGLDWDKAKAPGGPWRTEWMLWSLVHGYAMLLIDGEIRREDDGAPPFRMDEIMPGFGYLSDVAENRPEPFQGQRRDAD, encoded by the coding sequence TTGAGTGCGATCCCTTGCAATGTCCAGAAGAAAAATTTACATTGGAAATATGGAGGCGTTAAAGTGCTGAACGAAAACAAAAAAAAATATCATCATGGCGACCTCAAAGTAGCCTTGGTTGAGGCCGGTCTGGCCGAGCTTGAGGAAAAAGGACTCGAATCTGTATCGCTTCGCGCCATCGCGGGGCGGGTAGGGGTCAGCCATACAGCGCCCAAAAACCACTTTGACGGGCTGCGTGGTCTGCTGACCGCAATGGCCACCGTTGGGTTTCAACGACACGCGGCCGAAATGCAGCGCGGCGTCGAAGATCATCCGCCGGGAAAGGCCCGCCTCGATGCAGCGTGCAACGGATACGTGCGCTTCGCTTTGGAGAACCCAGAGTTGTTCAAACTCATGTTCACCAGCCGTTTCCATCTTTCGGACGATGACGCGTTGAAGCAAGCGGGCTGGGCAAGCTACGGCGTGTTGCGCGATGTGGCCCATGGTCTCGACTGGGATAAGGCGAAGGCACCGGGCGGACCCTGGCGCACTGAATGGATGCTCTGGAGCCTCGTTCATGGCTACGCGATGCTTCTGATTGATGGTGAAATTCGGCGCGAAGATGACGGTGCACCGCCGTTCAGAATGGACGAGATCATGCCCGGCTTTGGCTACCTCTCGGATGTCGCCGAAAATCGACCCGAGCCGTTTCAGGGCCAGCGCCGTGACGCAGACTGA
- a CDS encoding ABC transporter substrate-binding protein, translating to MKHLVTAVAFLAASPAFAQDKMTLLLDWFVNPDHGPIIIAEENGYFAEMGLEVAVIPPADPSAPPRLVAAGQADLAVSYQPQLHLQIHEGLPLKRVGTLVATPLNCLLVLAEGPIKTPADLKGKKVGFSVAGVEEAVLGAVLGKYGVTTDDIEMVNVNFSLSPSLMSGQVDAVIGAFRNFELNQMQIEGVEGRCFYIEEEGVPSYDELIYVANPDRMDADMIARFLEATEKATQYIVNNPEESWEIFAATSPELQDELNAKAWVDTLPRFALRPAGFDAGRYARFEAFLKDSGMIDSLNPVDAITIDVTAR from the coding sequence ATGAAACACCTCGTGACTGCCGTTGCATTTTTGGCCGCATCGCCCGCCTTTGCGCAAGACAAGATGACCTTGCTGCTAGATTGGTTCGTCAACCCCGATCACGGCCCCATTATCATCGCAGAGGAAAACGGCTATTTCGCCGAAATGGGTCTTGAGGTTGCGGTGATCCCGCCCGCTGATCCATCCGCACCGCCCCGGCTTGTGGCCGCGGGGCAGGCCGATCTGGCCGTGTCCTATCAACCGCAGCTGCACCTGCAAATCCACGAAGGCCTGCCCCTGAAACGTGTTGGCACATTGGTGGCCACCCCGCTGAACTGCCTGCTGGTACTCGCCGAAGGCCCGATCAAGACACCCGCCGATCTGAAAGGCAAAAAGGTCGGGTTCTCGGTCGCCGGTGTCGAAGAGGCCGTGCTGGGTGCTGTGCTGGGCAAATACGGGGTCACAACCGACGATATCGAGATGGTCAATGTGAACTTTTCGCTCTCGCCTTCGCTGATGTCGGGGCAAGTGGATGCAGTGATCGGCGCGTTCCGCAACTTTGAACTGAACCAGATGCAGATCGAAGGCGTCGAGGGCCGTTGTTTCTATATCGAAGAAGAGGGCGTGCCCTCGTATGACGAGTTGATTTATGTCGCCAACCCCGATCGCATGGATGCCGATATGATCGCGCGCTTCCTTGAGGCGACCGAAAAGGCAACGCAGTATATCGTCAACAACCCTGAAGAAAGCTGGGAGATTTTTGCCGCTACTTCGCCCGAGTTGCAGGACGAGCTGAACGCAAAAGCATGGGTGGACACGCTGCCGCGCTTTGCCTTGCGTCCGGCCGGGTTTGATGCAGGTCGCTACGCGCGGTTTGAAGCTTTTCTGAAAGACAGCGGCATGATCGACAGCCTTAATCCGGTGGACGCGATCACCATTGATGTCACCGCACGATGA
- a CDS encoding ABC transporter ATP-binding protein — protein MIQAPGITLQGGASINGGRLFAPLRLALRAGEWTCLLGGSGVGKSTLLRLISGLTTQADFNGSILVSDGEPVADRVAYMAQDDLLLPWATVRQNAQLGARLRGEAADTKRLGRILTRVGLADHADKKPAALSGGQRQRVALARTLMEDKPIILLDEPFSALDAQTRAAMQELAVDVLHGKTVLMVTHDPGEAARLGETILVLSATGIRHFPNPALTIPRPVDDLETLACQAALLKLLREGTA, from the coding sequence GTGATCCAAGCCCCCGGCATCACCCTGCAAGGCGGCGCATCCATAAACGGGGGGCGTCTTTTTGCACCTTTGCGTCTGGCTTTGCGGGCCGGAGAATGGACATGCCTTTTGGGCGGTTCTGGGGTCGGTAAATCCACCCTTTTGCGCCTGATATCGGGGCTGACAACCCAGGCGGATTTCAATGGGTCCATTCTAGTAAGCGACGGGGAGCCTGTCGCTGACCGGGTGGCCTATATGGCGCAGGATGATCTGCTATTGCCATGGGCCACGGTGCGCCAGAATGCGCAACTTGGGGCGCGTTTGCGCGGCGAGGCTGCAGATACCAAGCGCCTCGGCCGCATCCTGACACGGGTTGGTCTGGCCGATCATGCGGATAAAAAACCCGCCGCCCTGTCGGGCGGTCAGCGCCAGCGGGTCGCCTTGGCACGCACGCTGATGGAAGACAAACCCATCATCTTGCTGGATGAGCCCTTTTCGGCACTCGACGCGCAAACACGTGCAGCCATGCAAGAGCTGGCGGTGGACGTCCTGCACGGCAAAACTGTGTTGATGGTCACCCATGATCCGGGCGAGGCGGCCCGCTTGGGGGAAACCATCCTCGTTCTCAGTGCAACCGGCATACGACATTTCCCAAATCCGGCCCTGACCATCCCGCGTCCGGTTGATGATCTGGAAACGCTGGCATGTCAGGCGGCCCTGCTCAAACTTCTGCGTGAGGGCACCGCATGA
- a CDS encoding HesA/MoeB/ThiF family protein, translated as MSRYARQIILPEMGEAGQRRLGKARILVVGAGGLAAPALPLLAGAGVGHITLIDGDTVALSNLHRQTLFTEADCGQDKAKIAATRCRDINTEIVVDALTHTLTPANAALLVAQADLVLDCADSYAVSYLLSDLCLAQGKPLISASVLGFGGYVGGFCGGAPSLRAVFPDAPESGASCATAGVLGPVAGIIGAMQAQMALNVLLGQGPSPLGQMVRLNARTLTTSGFRFDTAAEPASCFPFVAASQLNADDLIIELRGRDEAPKPIHHAAQRISISEIPGMQAPRVALCCATGLRAWRAAEALHQNWPGEIVLVAASAS; from the coding sequence ATGAGCCGATACGCCCGCCAAATCATCCTGCCCGAGATGGGCGAGGCTGGCCAGCGTCGCTTGGGCAAGGCGCGTATCTTGGTCGTGGGCGCGGGCGGGCTGGCGGCGCCGGCGCTGCCGCTTTTGGCCGGGGCGGGCGTTGGGCACATCACATTGATTGATGGCGATACGGTCGCGTTATCAAACCTGCATCGGCAGACATTGTTTACCGAAGCTGATTGCGGGCAGGACAAAGCGAAGATTGCGGCAACGCGCTGTCGTGACATCAATACCGAGATCGTCGTTGACGCATTGACACACACGCTGACCCCGGCAAACGCTGCCCTGCTTGTGGCGCAGGCCGATCTAGTTCTGGATTGCGCCGACAGCTATGCCGTGAGCTATCTATTAAGCGACCTCTGTCTGGCCCAAGGCAAGCCGCTTATCAGCGCCTCTGTCCTTGGCTTTGGCGGCTATGTGGGCGGGTTTTGCGGCGGTGCGCCATCACTACGCGCCGTGTTCCCGGATGCACCTGAAAGCGGTGCAAGCTGTGCCACGGCGGGCGTTCTTGGACCCGTTGCCGGCATCATCGGCGCAATGCAGGCGCAAATGGCGCTGAATGTGTTGCTGGGGCAGGGGCCCTCGCCACTTGGACAGATGGTCCGACTGAACGCGCGCACGCTCACAACGTCGGGCTTCCGCTTCGACACAGCCGCAGAGCCTGCCAGTTGTTTTCCATTTGTCGCCGCATCGCAGCTGAACGCAGACGATCTGATTATCGAGCTGCGCGGCAGGGACGAGGCCCCGAAACCCATCCACCATGCGGCCCAACGCATTTCTATCTCGGAAATACCCGGCATGCAGGCACCGCGCGTCGCGCTGTGCTGCGCCACTGGTTTACGGGCCTGGCGCGCCGCCGAAGCGCTTCATCAAAACTGGCCGGGCGAGATCGTTCTGGTTGCAGCCTCAGCCTCTTAA
- a CDS encoding ISNCY family transposase — MGWVMMSERELKRVEVLAQLDDGRLTVDNAAKMLCLTRRQIFRLLKRYRQDGASAIRHKSRGQAPNNKFHKAKRDFALILIKEQYPDFGPTLAAEMLAAHHGFTISRETLRKWMVEDGLWLSRKQRRQFHQPRLRRECFGELIQIDGSDHRWFEDRAGPCTLLVFIDDATSTLMELRFVKSESTFSYFEALESYLVKHGRPVAFYSDKHTVFRVAKDDAKGGARITQFGRALSELNVEILCANSSQAKGRVERANRTLQDRLVKELRLADISDMEAGNAYLQDFKERHNAKFAKAPAKPDNLHRALNVEPDRLADVLCWRENRYVGKQLTFSYERKRIMLEESDVTRGLVGKYVDTYAFVDGRFEVRSKGRSLPYKIFDMDQRVTHAAITDNKRLGAVLEHIKEMQDAAPPKPKVRTNSEKMGYKPNGRRQGRPSGTPNKKKIAQAAE; from the coding sequence ATGGGATGGGTGATGATGAGCGAGCGCGAGTTGAAGCGCGTGGAGGTTTTGGCGCAGCTCGATGATGGCCGACTGACGGTTGACAATGCGGCGAAGATGCTATGCCTGACACGACGGCAGATTTTTCGGCTATTGAAGCGGTATCGTCAGGATGGCGCTTCGGCGATCCGACACAAATCGCGCGGACAAGCGCCGAACAACAAGTTTCACAAAGCCAAGCGCGACTTTGCTCTGATCCTCATCAAAGAACAGTATCCAGATTTTGGCCCGACACTGGCGGCTGAGATGTTGGCCGCGCATCACGGGTTCACAATCTCACGTGAGACACTGCGCAAATGGATGGTTGAAGATGGCCTTTGGCTCTCCCGCAAGCAGCGCCGACAGTTCCACCAGCCGCGTCTACGCCGGGAATGCTTTGGCGAGTTGATCCAGATCGACGGGTCAGACCATCGATGGTTTGAGGATCGTGCTGGTCCGTGCACCCTGCTCGTCTTCATCGATGATGCGACCAGCACCTTGATGGAACTGCGGTTCGTGAAGTCGGAGAGCACGTTCAGCTATTTCGAAGCCCTAGAAAGCTATCTCGTCAAACATGGCCGCCCGGTCGCGTTCTATTCGGACAAACACACCGTGTTCCGCGTGGCCAAGGACGACGCCAAGGGTGGCGCGCGGATCACTCAGTTTGGGCGTGCGCTGAGCGAGCTAAACGTCGAGATTCTCTGCGCCAATTCGAGCCAGGCCAAGGGGCGCGTTGAGCGTGCCAACCGGACCTTGCAAGATCGGCTAGTGAAGGAACTACGCCTTGCAGATATCTCTGACATGGAGGCCGGAAACGCCTATTTGCAAGACTTCAAAGAGCGTCACAACGCCAAGTTCGCCAAAGCACCGGCCAAACCGGACAACCTGCACCGTGCGCTCAATGTCGAGCCGGATCGGCTGGCCGATGTCCTGTGTTGGCGGGAGAACCGCTATGTCGGCAAGCAGCTGACATTCTCTTATGAACGCAAGCGGATCATGCTCGAAGAGAGCGATGTGACACGCGGGTTGGTTGGCAAATACGTGGACACATACGCCTTTGTGGATGGCCGGTTCGAAGTGCGCTCAAAAGGCCGCTCCCTGCCCTACAAAATCTTCGACATGGATCAGCGTGTGACGCACGCGGCCATCACGGACAACAAGCGCCTCGGTGCGGTTCTGGAACATATAAAAGAGATGCAGGACGCTGCGCCGCCAAAGCCGAAGGTTCGGACAAACTCAGAGAAAATGGGTTATAAACCGAACGGACGGCGGCAAGGCAGGCCGTCCGGCACGCCCAACAAGAAGAAGATTGCGCAGGCGGCAGAATAG
- a CDS encoding ABA4-like family protein — translation MTPEILFSYVGTAAMVGWALLVLGPRRFTWFNAIPLWIIPAGLSAVYAALIFSRFSGMGGGFDSLSNVATLLADDWALLAAWVHFLAFDLFIGAVMAARMDRVGVGRLVQTPILLSTFMLGPLGFLIAALTELGLRARRLPTQTKSLEGTHYVFA, via the coding sequence ATGACCCCAGAAATCCTCTTCTCTTATGTTGGCACCGCCGCGATGGTTGGATGGGCTTTGCTCGTCCTTGGTCCGCGGCGCTTTACCTGGTTCAACGCGATCCCGCTCTGGATCATCCCCGCAGGTCTGTCTGCCGTCTATGCCGCGCTGATCTTCAGCCGCTTCTCGGGCATGGGTGGAGGATTTGACAGCCTATCCAATGTCGCAACGCTTCTGGCCGACGACTGGGCGCTGCTTGCGGCCTGGGTGCACTTTCTCGCCTTTGATCTGTTCATCGGGGCGGTGATGGCGGCCCGAATGGATCGCGTCGGCGTGGGCCGGCTGGTGCAGACACCAATCCTGCTATCGACCTTCATGCTCGGACCGCTCGGCTTTCTGATCGCCGCCCTGACCGAGTTGGGTCTGCGCGCCCGGCGTCTTCCGACACAAACCAAATCGCTTGAAGGAACGCATTATGTCTTTGCATGA